In Ignavibacteriales bacterium, one DNA window encodes the following:
- a CDS encoding MBL fold metallo-hydrolase: MMKVRFWGTRGSIATPGSSTMRYGGNTSCVELRAGSHVLVFDAGTGMRELGNQLIKEFASKPLTVHVFISHTHWDHIQGFPFFLPAYEKKNTIHLYGPPGRDKSLDKILTIQMDSDYFPVELGAMSADLHVHELREDFTIDELSVRHFYLNHPALCLAYRVSDGKSSVVYATDNEPYQGTLFKHTQNPATALDFPTYLDEKFVDFLSDADLLIGEAQYTSDEYEEKRGWGHSPLESVARFAVQANVKKFALFHHDPLHDDAFVDTMVKEAGQITKHYNGTTECIGAREGLELDLP; the protein is encoded by the coding sequence ATGATGAAGGTCCGTTTCTGGGGAACCCGCGGTTCCATTGCAACACCCGGTTCTTCGACGATGCGGTATGGCGGAAATACCTCGTGCGTTGAATTGCGTGCAGGGTCCCACGTCCTCGTGTTCGATGCCGGCACAGGCATGCGGGAGCTCGGCAACCAACTCATCAAGGAGTTCGCGTCCAAACCGTTGACCGTGCACGTCTTCATCAGCCACACGCACTGGGATCACATCCAGGGGTTTCCTTTCTTCCTTCCTGCGTACGAAAAGAAAAATACCATCCACCTCTACGGCCCCCCGGGGCGCGACAAGTCGCTCGACAAGATTCTCACAATTCAGATGGACTCCGATTACTTCCCTGTTGAACTTGGGGCGATGAGCGCAGACCTTCACGTCCACGAATTGCGTGAAGATTTTACCATCGATGAACTCTCTGTGCGGCACTTCTACCTGAATCATCCTGCACTCTGCCTCGCGTACCGGGTTTCGGACGGGAAATCGAGCGTGGTGTACGCAACCGACAACGAGCCGTATCAGGGAACGCTGTTCAAGCATACCCAGAATCCAGCGACCGCGTTGGACTTCCCGACCTACCTTGACGAGAAGTTCGTGGATTTTCTTTCTGACGCAGACCTTCTGATCGGCGAGGCTCAGTACACATCCGATGAGTACGAAGAGAAACGTGGGTGGGGACATTCCCCGTTGGAATCGGTTGCGCGGTTTGCCGTCCAGGCCAACGTGAAGAAGTTCGCTCTCTTTCATCACGATCCGCTCCACGACGATGCGTTTGTGGATACCATGGTCAAAGAGGCGGGCCAGATCACGAAACACTATAACGGGACGACCGAATGTATCGGCGCCCGCGAGGGACTCGAACTCGATCTCCCGTAA
- a CDS encoding response regulator has translation MNQKALIVDDEDFFRKMVVMGFERNGYTVFQADNGEDAVKIAGAELPDLILLDLVMPKLLGFEVCQMLRNDDRFSKTAIIIMSAKSYQPDMDKAAELGADAYVVKPFELNDLLKTASDHVNKRKNSK, from the coding sequence GTGAATCAAAAGGCTCTAATCGTCGATGATGAGGATTTCTTCCGCAAGATGGTCGTGATGGGCTTCGAGCGGAATGGGTACACCGTTTTTCAGGCAGACAACGGCGAGGATGCCGTCAAGATTGCCGGAGCCGAATTGCCCGATCTCATCCTCCTCGATCTTGTCATGCCCAAACTCCTCGGTTTCGAAGTCTGCCAGATGCTGCGCAACGATGACCGGTTCTCGAAAACAGCCATCATCATCATGTCTGCGAAATCGTATCAGCCAGACATGGACAAAGCTGCTGAATTGGGGGCTGACGCATATGTCGTCAAGCCATTCGAGCTCAACGACCTGCTGAAGACTGCCAGTGACCACGTGAACAAACGCAAGAACTCGAAATGA
- a CDS encoding Ig-like domain-containing protein yields MRNNHTSTSILKRFSLTCAFFLSLMSSLHAQQWISSYKEAIQNAGVIVTASVGKLQSEWIEDARGKHIYTHVGLRVMSTLKGETSGQDIVLTVIGGTVGDITEEAIPSPTFKEGEQCMVLLQQGGNALVSGEFGKIEFGHGVAYCENMVVSIDALTQAVEEIIRTPALHASLREVLEQKVLLSTLPMNSTPRQSGLQDAAPVISSITPPKASSGTSTLVTIKGKNFLTAQSSGNVTFYDVTTGGTLGEITAWSDTQIVCVVPGEGMICSGPLVVTNGNGVKSNDFNFLVSFSYRQMRWPGLQPVVKYFVNPNAPDSTGLIAAVNSAAATWNKLGSAMTLKYGGTHTSTASSFNGVNEVLWGEPLPGATASVLIWHRGADILETDMTFSSKMSWTTNGNGTSTVDVQAIALHEFGHFIVLGDLYGRVGDGINDDAKTMGGGADSVSTTLRSRSVFSDDAAGSLWTYGPPGSMVPAPVIAPSSFSNQTPLSIKMFCSSPDVTIRYSTDGSEPTALSDVYYVPISLNAYAGGTIKAKGFKDGWVASPTTSIQLTSAMPQHKPQFTLKLRDTSIVANQNFTFTYRASDSNNDTLVYSLVNAPSGSSLTKTGMFTWTPSYKQWGSFLITAVVSDGRWTDTARATITVTKVNLKPTIISRTPAVIAQSIMNKSVTFGVSASDQNGDALAYTWRVNGLTEKSGLDSTFSRMFSGTAGDAENVICIATDPGGLKDSTIWSFTLITDTVLAPPASWAFRSKTGRTCTIAAYNGMRPTIGTRAFRSGDAVGAFFQRNDSLICGGYGTWQAQSTINPQAESVVITMWGDDDQTTMKDGFAEGENIIFKIWDSRAGVEYKTSAAWKDPYAAGPPQNSTFSTNAVYMFYQLETVLNGKPSFVSKLGNVTVAQNQTLSFTYTATDPNNDAVTFSLVNPPVGASITTLGVFNWKPTTSQLGGYSIIAVVSDGSLTDTALATVTVKMLNVKPTFVLKMRDTSVVQNQTLSFAYTASDANNDTLRYSLVNPPPGATITTAGVFSWKPTTTQLGAYSIVAVVSDGLLADTTQAKVAVKMLNVKPTFVSKLQDTTVVQNQTLTFTFMATDPNGDTLRFNLVNPPSGATLTPLGVFSWKPTSDQIGVHPIVIMVSDGALADTARSTVTVTGMSVPSSWSYGSNTGKNCTIAINTSIDPKIGSQAFRMGDAVGVFYKRNDSLICGGYAVWMRQNAAITAWGDDSQTSIKDGFSEGEALTFKVWDSKGGKIFDATVQFSQGTPTYTTNGLCILSSLVASTAVFVEDQNPVIPGSFILYQNYPNPFNPATYISYAVGDRSSVLMEVFDMLGRRVAVLVDGIALPGVHTVRWDATSSPSGVYTYRLRAGELTQSRRMTLMK; encoded by the coding sequence ATGCGTAACAACCACACCTCGACTTCCATCCTGAAACGCTTCAGTTTGACATGTGCGTTCTTTCTCAGCCTCATGTCCTCGCTGCACGCCCAGCAGTGGATTTCTTCCTACAAGGAGGCGATTCAGAATGCCGGGGTCATCGTCACGGCAAGTGTTGGGAAACTTCAATCCGAATGGATCGAAGATGCTCGCGGCAAACACATTTATACCCACGTCGGACTTCGCGTGATGTCCACACTCAAAGGGGAAACATCCGGGCAGGATATCGTGCTCACCGTTATCGGCGGCACGGTGGGAGACATCACCGAAGAAGCGATCCCGTCCCCCACGTTCAAGGAGGGGGAGCAATGCATGGTCCTTCTCCAGCAAGGGGGAAATGCCCTCGTCAGTGGAGAATTTGGGAAGATCGAGTTCGGTCACGGGGTCGCGTACTGCGAGAATATGGTAGTCTCGATCGATGCCCTCACGCAAGCAGTCGAAGAAATCATCCGAACACCTGCCCTTCACGCTTCATTGCGTGAAGTGCTCGAGCAGAAAGTATTGTTATCCACCCTCCCCATGAACAGCACTCCCCGCCAATCCGGACTTCAGGATGCTGCGCCGGTGATTTCATCGATCACTCCTCCGAAGGCATCGTCAGGGACCTCGACGCTAGTGACGATCAAAGGAAAGAACTTCCTCACTGCGCAGTCATCCGGCAATGTCACATTCTATGATGTCACCACGGGGGGCACGCTGGGAGAGATCACGGCCTGGAGTGATACCCAGATTGTGTGCGTGGTCCCGGGTGAGGGAATGATTTGCAGCGGTCCACTGGTCGTGACGAATGGGAACGGAGTGAAGAGCAACGACTTCAATTTCCTCGTCTCCTTTTCGTACCGCCAGATGAGATGGCCGGGGCTCCAGCCGGTCGTCAAGTACTTTGTCAACCCGAATGCGCCTGATTCAACCGGACTCATTGCAGCGGTCAACAGCGCTGCCGCAACATGGAACAAGTTGGGGTCGGCCATGACTCTTAAGTATGGAGGGACTCATACCTCGACTGCGTCGTCTTTCAATGGTGTCAACGAAGTGTTGTGGGGTGAGCCCCTTCCCGGGGCCACTGCAAGCGTCCTGATCTGGCATCGCGGAGCAGACATCCTTGAAACCGACATGACGTTTTCTTCAAAGATGTCGTGGACCACGAACGGCAACGGAACATCAACGGTCGATGTGCAAGCTATCGCACTCCATGAGTTCGGTCATTTCATTGTCCTCGGAGACTTGTATGGTCGTGTCGGAGACGGGATCAATGATGACGCAAAAACGATGGGAGGCGGTGCTGATTCAGTGTCAACCACTCTCCGCAGCAGGTCTGTGTTTTCCGATGACGCGGCAGGCTCACTCTGGACCTATGGTCCCCCGGGAAGCATGGTCCCTGCACCTGTTATTGCTCCATCGAGTTTTTCGAATCAGACCCCATTGAGCATCAAGATGTTCTGCTCGTCACCCGATGTGACGATCCGGTATTCGACGGACGGGAGCGAGCCGACAGCACTTTCTGACGTCTATTATGTCCCCATTTCCCTCAATGCCTATGCAGGCGGGACGATCAAAGCGAAGGGGTTCAAGGATGGCTGGGTCGCCAGCCCGACAACTTCGATACAGTTGACTTCAGCGATGCCGCAACACAAGCCTCAGTTCACCCTCAAGCTGCGCGATACGAGCATCGTGGCAAATCAAAACTTCACGTTCACGTACCGCGCTTCAGATTCCAACAACGATACTCTCGTATATTCTCTGGTCAATGCACCTTCGGGCTCTTCACTCACCAAGACCGGTATGTTCACGTGGACGCCATCGTACAAGCAATGGGGGTCATTTCTAATTACGGCTGTGGTGAGCGATGGAAGATGGACCGATACGGCGCGAGCCACGATCACCGTCACAAAAGTGAATCTGAAGCCAACGATCATCTCGCGAACGCCTGCTGTCATTGCTCAATCGATCATGAACAAGAGTGTGACGTTTGGTGTGAGCGCGAGCGATCAAAATGGTGACGCACTTGCGTACACATGGCGTGTCAACGGGCTCACCGAAAAATCGGGTCTGGATTCAACCTTCTCACGTATGTTCAGTGGAACTGCGGGAGATGCTGAGAATGTGATATGCATTGCGACTGATCCGGGGGGCCTGAAGGATTCGACGATCTGGAGTTTTACGCTGATCACGGACACCGTCCTTGCACCCCCGGCAAGCTGGGCATTTCGGTCGAAGACAGGACGGACCTGCACCATCGCCGCCTACAATGGTATGCGTCCCACTATCGGGACGCGGGCATTCAGAAGCGGCGACGCCGTGGGCGCATTTTTCCAGCGCAACGATTCTCTCATTTGTGGCGGCTATGGCACATGGCAGGCTCAGAGCACGATTAACCCGCAAGCCGAAAGTGTGGTTATCACAATGTGGGGAGATGATGATCAAACGACGATGAAAGACGGTTTTGCGGAAGGGGAAAATATCATCTTCAAGATATGGGATTCGAGAGCGGGTGTTGAATACAAAACCTCGGCCGCATGGAAGGACCCGTATGCGGCGGGCCCCCCTCAGAATTCCACATTCTCCACAAACGCGGTGTACATGTTTTACCAGTTGGAAACAGTTCTCAATGGTAAGCCCTCGTTTGTGTCCAAGTTGGGAAACGTTACAGTGGCACAGAATCAGACGCTCAGTTTCACCTACACCGCCACGGATCCAAACAACGATGCCGTGACGTTCAGCCTCGTCAATCCCCCTGTCGGTGCCTCCATCACAACCCTTGGTGTCTTCAACTGGAAGCCGACGACATCGCAACTTGGAGGTTATTCAATCATTGCGGTTGTGAGTGACGGATCGCTGACAGATACCGCACTGGCGACGGTGACGGTGAAGATGCTGAATGTGAAGCCTACATTTGTATTGAAAATGCGGGATACATCGGTTGTGCAGAATCAGACACTCAGCTTCGCCTACACCGCCAGCGATGCGAACAACGATACGCTGAGATACAGCCTGGTCAACCCGCCCCCGGGGGCGACGATAACGACGGCAGGGGTCTTCAGCTGGAAACCGACAACGACACAACTGGGGGCATATTCTATCGTGGCGGTTGTGAGCGACGGTTTGCTGGCGGATACAACACAAGCAAAGGTGGCAGTGAAGATGTTGAATGTGAAACCGACATTTGTATCGAAGCTGCAGGACACAACGGTAGTGCAGAACCAGACGCTGACATTCACTTTCATGGCGACAGATCCGAACGGTGATACGTTGAGATTCAATCTGGTCAACCCTCCGAGCGGAGCAACCCTCACTCCCTTGGGGGTTTTCAGTTGGAAGCCGACGTCCGACCAGATTGGTGTCCACCCGATCGTAATCATGGTGAGCGACGGAGCACTGGCAGACACGGCCCGGTCAACAGTAACAGTTACAGGTATGTCCGTTCCCTCCTCATGGAGTTATGGAAGCAACACTGGCAAGAATTGTACTATTGCAATCAATACATCGATTGACCCGAAGATCGGGTCACAAGCCTTCCGGATGGGGGATGCTGTAGGAGTATTCTACAAGAGAAACGATTCATTGATCTGCGGGGGTTATGCGGTGTGGATGAGACAGAATGCGGCGATCACGGCTTGGGGGGATGACAGCCAGACGTCTATAAAAGACGGCTTCTCTGAGGGTGAGGCTCTCACGTTCAAGGTATGGGATTCGAAAGGGGGTAAGATCTTCGATGCGACGGTACAGTTCTCGCAGGGCACGCCAACGTACACGACAAACGGGCTCTGCATCCTGAGTTCGCTCGTTGCCTCAACAGCAGTCTTCGTCGAAGACCAGAATCCTGTGATCCCCGGTTCATTCATCCTCTATCAGAATTATCCTAATCCCTTCAACCCGGCAACATACATTAGCTACGCGGTGGGGGACCGAAGTTCTGTGTTGATGGAAGTCTTTGATATGCTTGGTAGACGCGTCGCTGTTTTGGTCGATGGAATTGCTCTGCCAGGTGTCCATACCGTGCGCTGGGATGCCACATCATCTCCAAGCGGCGTTTACACCTATCGTCTTCGGGCAGGAGAGCTCACTCAATCCAGGCGAATGACGTTGATGAAGTAG
- a CDS encoding alginate lyase family protein, whose amino-acid sequence MRTSHSFAVLFVFILASDPLPAQLKFSEHSLLSSPEYVKHQIQIIDDAGLFNALRLDQPALGDVDASVRQKDYAGAFRAWGSYWDSKQQPKYATQTYHLLTDTEMLMGYEDVRAYASRHRDESDTVLVRASLILKNIFRPWGDVVVEFGPKVDFNREVGQSGKYGFHYWGWSKALILAHLNTGDQLYLAKFDELFHQWYEQRNDITRGFPELDVVYYELGLGVRNRMFIEYYFLPYAQRSTRTHERMLKTILAAGRWLYQLEQWEGYRPGNWQIHGSYMLAQLGMVFSEFKESQEWLKLGLQRLEEHLRQDFFVDGGHSERAPRNYTQATYLSYRNLYYLLSVYRNRKDLEREIRQRMGNTIDWWITMLAPTGEIPAINDSHRGLFPAFILQDGAEFYNKPYVYGVLNNLFGIASNAAASTLPPFASRHMPASGFTVMRSDWTRDALYMNINYGKWNGAHTHSDMLDVEIYAYGKAFAVDAGIGLTYDDPLYIPWYKSSRAHNMVTVNDRNMDREGIEGENITWSANPLLEYFSGEHRGYETLGVHLRRQILFVNHRYWVVLDEARCRKGGDTLSWYFHTPAIPVRDGREYYCAGQPGLLVYPLTGGETPRVGTSMAASTRDFTPGKTEQINWIAFDQMSKAASTMRYNILLYPYRNQRAAVEYSAISETHFRITSPEGTDDLYVSSGLTGDGEIETDASVLLLHREGNQPVRYSLVNGTYLRVHGMKVWSSTQRVGAEGIVPD is encoded by the coding sequence ATGAGAACCTCGCACTCATTTGCAGTTCTTTTTGTGTTCATTCTTGCATCGGACCCTCTTCCCGCGCAGCTCAAATTCTCGGAACACTCTCTGCTCAGCAGCCCGGAATACGTCAAACACCAGATTCAGATCATCGATGACGCCGGCCTTTTCAACGCGTTGCGGCTGGATCAGCCGGCGTTGGGGGACGTTGATGCTTCGGTACGGCAGAAGGACTACGCCGGGGCCTTCCGCGCCTGGGGATCATACTGGGACTCCAAACAGCAGCCGAAGTACGCAACCCAAACCTACCACCTGCTCACCGATACAGAAATGTTGATGGGTTATGAAGATGTCCGGGCTTATGCATCGCGCCATAGGGACGAGAGCGATACAGTTCTGGTCCGAGCATCGCTCATTCTCAAGAACATTTTCCGGCCATGGGGGGACGTTGTTGTCGAGTTCGGGCCAAAGGTGGATTTCAACAGAGAGGTAGGACAATCAGGGAAGTACGGTTTTCACTACTGGGGCTGGTCGAAGGCTCTGATACTCGCTCATCTGAATACCGGCGATCAGCTTTATCTCGCCAAGTTTGATGAACTGTTCCATCAATGGTATGAGCAGCGGAACGACATCACGCGGGGTTTTCCCGAACTCGACGTCGTGTACTACGAGCTGGGACTGGGTGTCAGGAACAGGATGTTCATCGAGTACTATTTTCTGCCATATGCGCAGCGGTCGACGCGTACCCACGAACGGATGTTGAAGACGATTCTTGCCGCAGGCCGGTGGCTCTATCAGCTCGAACAATGGGAGGGATATCGCCCCGGAAACTGGCAGATCCACGGGAGCTACATGCTCGCTCAGCTCGGTATGGTGTTTTCTGAATTCAAGGAATCGCAGGAGTGGCTGAAGCTCGGGCTGCAGAGGCTTGAAGAGCATTTGCGACAGGATTTTTTTGTCGACGGCGGTCACTCGGAACGGGCGCCGAGGAACTACACGCAAGCAACATATCTTTCGTATCGCAACCTTTACTATTTGCTCTCAGTCTATCGCAATCGGAAGGACCTCGAGCGGGAAATCCGCCAGCGAATGGGAAACACGATCGACTGGTGGATTACCATGCTGGCTCCAACAGGGGAGATTCCGGCGATCAACGACAGCCATCGAGGGCTTTTTCCGGCCTTTATTCTTCAGGATGGAGCGGAGTTTTATAATAAGCCGTATGTCTATGGTGTCCTGAATAATCTTTTCGGCATCGCCTCCAATGCAGCGGCAAGCACACTCCCTCCGTTTGCGTCGCGTCATATGCCTGCCTCGGGCTTCACCGTCATGAGAAGTGACTGGACGCGCGATGCGCTCTATATGAACATCAATTACGGAAAATGGAACGGCGCTCATACACATAGCGATATGCTCGATGTTGAGATCTACGCGTACGGAAAAGCCTTTGCTGTGGACGCCGGCATTGGACTGACATATGATGACCCTCTCTATATTCCATGGTATAAGTCCTCCCGGGCGCACAATATGGTAACGGTCAACGACAGGAATATGGACCGCGAGGGGATCGAAGGGGAAAACATCACGTGGAGTGCAAACCCGCTGCTTGAGTATTTCTCAGGCGAACACCGCGGATACGAAACACTTGGAGTGCATCTCCGGCGCCAGATCCTTTTTGTGAACCATCGCTATTGGGTGGTTCTTGACGAGGCCAGGTGCCGGAAGGGAGGAGATACACTTTCGTGGTACTTCCACACACCGGCAATCCCGGTCCGTGACGGTCGGGAGTATTACTGCGCCGGTCAGCCTGGTTTGCTTGTCTATCCGCTTACAGGCGGGGAAACTCCACGCGTCGGTACTTCGATGGCCGCCAGCACGCGCGACTTCACGCCGGGAAAGACCGAGCAAATCAATTGGATTGCATTCGATCAGATGTCGAAAGCCGCCAGCACGATGCGGTACAATATTCTTCTCTATCCATACCGCAATCAGCGTGCTGCTGTCGAGTATTCCGCAATATCGGAGACACACTTCCGCATCACGTCGCCCGAGGGAACAGACGATCTCTATGTTTCATCGGGCCTCACAGGGGACGGGGAGATAGAGACTGATGCCTCGGTGCTGCTCCTTCACCGGGAAGGAAACCAGCCCGTCCGCTACAGTCTTGTCAATGGGACGTACCTGCGGGTTCATGGAATGAAGGTGTGGAGTTCAACGCAGCGAGTTGGCGCAGAAGGCATTGTGCCGGATTAG